The genomic interval CGAATGCCAAGGCATTGTTGCCGCTGCGTGAGGGCATTCTCGGCCGGATAGCGGATCGCGCTACCGAAAGCCGTTGGCCAGTGACGCCGCAACGGCTGGTGCACGATATCCGTCAGGTGATTCCCGAGAACGGTATCGTCGCGCTCGACAACGGCATGTACAAGATCTGGTTTGCGCGCAACTACCGCACCTATGTCGCCAACACGCTGTTGCTCGACAATGCGCTTGCCACCATGGGCGCCGGCCTGCCGTCAGCGATGATGGCGGCGATGCTTTATCCCGAACGCCGCGTGATGGCGATCTGCGGCGACGGCGGCTTCATGATGAACAGCCAGGAGCTCGAGACGGCGGTCCGGCTCAAGCTCAACCTAGTGGTTTTGATCTTGAATGACGGCGCTTACGGCATGATCCGCTGGAAGCAGGCGGTCGATGCCTTCCCGGATTTCGGCCTGACGTTCGGCAATCCCGACTTTGTGCGCTATGCGGAGTCCTATGGTGCCAAGGGCTCTCGCGTCACCTCAGTCGATAAGCTGCTGCCGACGCTGGAGGCGGCCTTCAAGGGAGGCGGCGTCCATCTCGTCGACGTTGCGATCGACTATTCCGAGAACACAAGGGTTCTGGTCAATGAGCTGCGCAATCGCAAGCTCGGCGTCGAACCGAGCTGACGAGAGAAGCGATGTTGCAGGTCGTGCAGGCGTTCGACCGGGCTCCGTTTGCCGAGGTTCCGGTCGACGATGCGGACGCCATGGAAGCGAAGCTGCAAGCCGCACTTCGCGCCTTCGGTGACCGCGATGGCTGGCTGGCGCCGCACGCGCGCGCGGCGGTGTTGCGGCGGGCGGCCGGCCTGCTTGACAAGCGGCGCGATCATTTCGCGCATCAGATCGCGCGCGAGGGCGGCAAGCCGCTGACGGATGCGATCGTCGAGGTCACGCGCGCCATCGACGGCCTGCATTGTGCCGCCGACGAGTTGCGGAATTTTTCCGGCCGCGAGATCCCGATGGGATTGACGGCTGCCTCCGCCAAGCGCTGGGCGTTCACGACGCGCGAGCCGATCGGTGTCGTGTTCGCTATCTCGGCGTTCAACCACCCGCTCAATCTGATCGTGCATCAGGTGGCGCCGGCGATTGCCGTCGGCTGCCCCGTCATCGTCAAGCCCGCAAGCGCGACGCCGCTGAGTTGCCGCGATTTCATCGCGCTGCTGCACGAAGCCAGCCTGCCCGAGGCGTGGTGCCAAACCTTCATTCCCCGCGGCTCGGCGCTCGCCGAACAACTGGCTTGCGATCCGCGTATCAGCTTCCTGAGTTTCATCGGCTCCGCCAGCGTCGGCTGGCGGCTGCACAGCAAGCTTGCGCATGGCACCCGCTCGGCGCTCGAGCATGGCGGGGTCGCACCCGCGATCGTCGACCGCAGCGCCGATCTCGATCGGATCATCGAGCCGCTGGTGAAGGGCGGCTTCTACCATGCGGGGCAGGTCTGCGTGTCGACCCAGCGCATTTACGTGCACGAGGCGATCTTCGATGAATTCAACGAACGCCTGGTCGCCCGCGTCGCCAAACTTCGGACCGGCGATCCCACTTCTCCCGAGACGGAGGTGGGGCCATTGATCCATCCGAAGGAGATCGACCGCATCAAGAGCTGGATCGACGAGGCGGTGGCTGCCGGCACGAAGCGGGCGATCGGCGGGGAGCGCTTGTCCGACACCACCCTGCAGCCGACAGTTCTGCTGGAGCCGCCGTTCGACGCAAAAGTGTCGCGCGAAGAGGTGTTCGGTCCAGTCGTCTGCGTCTATCGCTATGCGCATCTGGACGAGGCGATCACGCAGGCGAATTCGCTGCGCGTTCCGTTTCAGGCCTGCGTGTTCAGCAACGACATCGACGTGGCGCTGCGCGCCAGCGAGCGGCTGGATGCATCCGCCGTCATGATCAACGACCCCACGACGTTCCGGACCGACTGGATGCCATTCGCCGGACGGCGCGAGGCCGGCTACGGCGTCGGCGGCATTCCCCACACCATGCGCGACATGACACAGGAAAAGATGGTGGTGCTGCATCGGCGGGCGTGAGCCGGTTGCACGCAGTGCCACGACAGGACGAGGAGCGGGAACATGATCGGACGATTCACCTTTCAGGCGCCATCGAACATTCTGTTCGAGCCGGGAGCCTCGCGGAAGATCGACGAACTGGTGGCGGGCTATGGCGCCAGGCGCGTCATGCTGGTGACCGACAAGGGCGTGCGCGGGGCGGGCCTCACTAGGAGTGCCGAGGCTTCGCTGGCGTCGGCTGGCATCAAGGTCAGCGTCTTCGACGAGGTCGTCGCCGATCCTCCTTCACATGTCGTGGAGGCCGCGGTCGCGGCTTGTCAGGCCGACCAAGTCGAACTGGTGCTGTCGATCGGCGGCGGCAGCGCGCTCGATACCGCGAAGCTCGTCGCATACCTCGCCAGGACACCTGATCGCCTCGATGACATCTACGGTGTCGGCCTTGCGAAAGGAAAGCGGTTGCCGCTGCTGCTGGCGCCGACCACGGCCGGCACGGGATCGGAAGTGACGCCGATCGCCATCGTCACCACGCCGACCGCGGAGAAGAAGGGCGTGGTCTCGCCGGTGCTGATCCCGGACTGGGCGATCCTCGATCCGGAATTGACGCTCGGCCTTCCGGCCCCCGTCACCGCCGCGACCGGCATCGACGCGATGGTGCATGCGATCGAAGCCTATACCAGCAAGGTCAAGAAGAACCCGATGTCCGACCAGCTGGCGCGGCAGGCGTTGGGGTTGCTGTCGGCGAATGTGCGGCGCGTCTGTCAGAATGGTAGCGACCTCGAGGCGCGCGCGCAGATGCTGTTGGGGTCGATGCTCGCCGGCATGGCCTTCGCCAATGCGCCGGTCGCGGCTGTCCATGCACTGGCCTATCCGATCGGCGCGATCTTCCACGTGCCGCATGGCCTGTCGAACGCGCTGGTGCTGCGTCACGTGCTGGAGTTCAACCTTCAGGCGGCCGAGCCACTCTATGCGGAGCTCGCCGAGATCGTGAAGCCCGGCCTGCGCGGCAGTCAGGCGGAAAAGGCGCGGGCGTTCATCGACGAGATGACGTCGATCGGCCGTGACTGCCAGGTGCCGGCGTCGCTGGCGGCGGTCGGGATCGGGCGCGACGATCTCAAGAAGCTCGCCGAGGACGCCATGAAGCAGACGCGCCTGCTGATCAACAATCCCCGGGAGCTAACGCTGGAGGACGCCTACGCGATCTACAGCGCCGCCTTCGACGACGGCAGCAACCGCTATGTGCAGGCCTCCCATGGCTGACGAGACGCAGGCCAATCCGTTCGGGCCGATCGCCGCGCAGTGGATGGAATCCTGGCGCGCGATGGCCGGCGCCGCCGCCGGGGTCGGCGAGAACTGGTCGAACTCGATGCTGCCCTTCATCATGAAGCGCGCGGCCGAGAGCGGCTTCGGCATGGGCGCCGGCAACGACCTCGCCGAAACCATCGAGCGGATGGCCAAGGGGCCGCGTCTCGCCGACGTGCTCGATTTCGATCGCAAGCTCGCCGGCATGGCGGCGGCCTGGGGCGAGCTGCAGAGCAAGCTTGCGGCCTATCACGTCGTGGCCTCGAAGCCCTGGATGCGGGCTGCGGAACAATTCAGCGCGAAGCCGTCTTCCGGCGACAAGCTCAGGGATGCCGGCTGGCGCGAGCATCTCGGCGCATGGAATCAACTGGCCAATGAAGAGCTGATCGCCAACCAGCGCACGGAAGAGTTTCTGCTCGCGCAGAAGCAGTTGCTCCAGGCGGCGACCGAATTCCGCGCCCGGCAGTCCGAGGTCGCGGACACTATTTCGGCCACGCTGGGGGTTCCGACGCAGCGGGATTTCGACGAGGTGACGCGCCAGCTTACCGAACTACGGCGCGAGGTGCGGGCGCTCGAACGCCGGGTCGGCGAACCGGCATCGCAAGGTGACGCATGAGCAGCGAGAAGCCGAACTGGAACGCGACCGGGGCGTTCGCAGAGTTGACCGACAAGATGCTCAAGGCCGGCAAGCTGTTGTCGACCATCAAGGACGAGGATGTCGACGTCGGTGCGACGCCGAAGACGCTCGTGATGCGCCGCGACAAGGTCGAGCTGTTTCGCTACGCGCCGCTGGCTGAGCAGAAGGTCAAGACGCCGGTGCTGCTCGCCTATGGCCTGATCGGCCGCTACACCATGGCCGATCTCCAGGAGGACCGTTCGCTGGTCCGGAGCCTGCTGTCGCAGGGGCTCGATCTCTGGCTGGTCGATTGGGGCCAGCCCAACCGCACCGAGCGATGGCTGACGATCGACGATTATGTCGACGACTATATCCACGCCGCCGTGGAGCGGGTTTGCCGCGAGACCGGTCACGACCAGATCACGCTGCTCGGCATCTGCGAAGGCGGCGTGTTCACGACCTGCTACGCCGCGCTGCATCCGGACAAGGTGAAGGGGCTCGTGCTCACGATCACGCCGATCGACTTTCACGCCGACCGCGACGATCCCGACACCCACCACGGCTTCCTCAATCTCTGGACCCGGAGCCTCGATCGCGCCGATGTCGACCGTCTGGTCGATACCTACGGTGGACTTCCGGGCGAGTTCATGAGCTCGGTGTTCTCCCTGATGACGCCGATGCGCTCACTGACCAAATATAATGTCGACCTGATCGACGTCTTCGACGATGAAGCCAAGCTGAAGAACTTCCTGCGCATGGAGAAGTGGCTGGCCGATCGTCCCGCTCATCCCGGCGAGGCCGCCAAGCAATGGCTGAAGGATCTCTATCAGGACAACAAGCTCGTGAAAGGCGAATTCGTTCTATCGGGGCGGCGCGTCGATCTCTCGAAGTTGACCGCGCCGGTCCTCAACGTGTTCGCGCTCAACGACCACATTATCCCGCCGACTTGCTCGCGCGCGCTGGGCGACCACGTCGGGACCACGGACTATTCGGAGATCGAGTTGCCGGGTGGCCATGTCGGATTGTTCGTCTCCAGCAAGTCGCAGGGGACGCTGAGCAAGGGCATCTCGGAGTGGCTCTCGGCCAGGGATTGATGCGATGACCAAGGACAAGATCGTTTCTGCCGAGGAGGCGATCGCCATCATCCGCGATCGCGATACGGTCTGCACGTCGGGGTTCGTGGGCATCGGGACGCCCGACGAGCTATTGATCGCGCTGGAGAAGCGCTTTCGCGAAACCCGCCACCCGGCCGACCTGACGCTGATGTTCGCGGCCGCGCCCGGCGATGCCGGGGATCGTGGCCTCAACCGCCTCGCCCATGCCGGTCTGCTGAAGCGCGTAGTTGGCGGCCATTGGGCGCTGGTGCCGAAGCTCGGTGAGCTCGCGCTGGTCAACCGCATCGAAGCCTACAACCTGCCGCTCGGCTGCATCTCGCATCTCTATCGCAACATCGCCGCGGGCGGGCCCGGTGTGATCTCCAAAGTCGGCCTGAAGACGTTCGTCGATCCTCGCCTGCAGGGCGGCAAGCTCAACGAGAGCACGACCGAGGATCTCGTCGAGTTGATGCGGATCGATGACGAGGACTGGCTTCGCTACAAATCCTTCCCGATCAACGTGGCGCTGCTGCGCGGCACCACCGCGGATCCGGCGGGGAACATCACCATGGAACGCGAAGCGCTGACGCTCGACAATCTGGCGATGGCGATGGCGGCGAAGAATTCGCGCGGCTTCGTGATCGTCCAGGTCGAGCGCATTGCCGCCAGCAGTTCGCTCAACCCGCGCGAGGTCCAGATTCCCGGCATCCTTGTCGACTGTGTCGTGGTCGCCGACCCCACCAACCATGTCCAGACCTATGGCGCGACTTATAGCCATGCATTTTCCGGCCGGCAGCGGGTGCCGATGGATCGGGTCAAGCCGCTCGAGCTCGACGAGCGCAAGATCATTGCACGGCGTTGCGCGTTCGAGCTGCCGCCCGGTGGCGTGGTCAATCTCGGGATCGGCATGCCCGAAGGCGTGGCAGCGGTCGCCGCCGAAGAGCACATGCTGAAATTCCTGACGCTGACCGCCGAGCCCGGCATCATCGGCGGCATGCCGCAAGGCGGGCTCAATTTCGGCACCGCGCTCAATCCGGATGCGGTCATTCACCAGAACCAACAATTCGACTTCTACGACGGCGGCGGGCTCGATCTGGCCTGTCTCGGCATGGCGCAGGCGGATAGCGCCGGCAACGTCAATGTCAGTTGCTTCGGCAAGCGGCTGGCGGGCGCCGGCGGCTTCATCAACATCTCGCAAAGCTCGAAGAAGCTGGTGTTTGCGGGAACGTTCACCAGCGGCGGGCTGAAAGTCGCGGTCGAAGACGGCGCGCTACATATCCTGCGGGAAGGGGCAGCGAAGAAGTTTGTCGCCGCGGTTCAGCAGATTACCTTCAGCGGCGACCATGCCGCCGAGACTGGACAACCGGTGTTCTATGTCACCGAGCGTTGCGTCCTGCAGCGAACGCCTGCCGGTGTCGAGCTGATCGAGGTGGCACCCGGCATCGACATCGATCACGACATTCTCGGCCAAATGGAGTTCAGCCCGGTGATCCGCAACGTTCGCATCATGGACCTCCGGATATTCCGCGAAGGGCCGATGGGCCTGGACCATATGTTGCTCGGCCGCA from Bradyrhizobium arachidis carries:
- a CDS encoding aldehyde dehydrogenase family protein → MLQVVQAFDRAPFAEVPVDDADAMEAKLQAALRAFGDRDGWLAPHARAAVLRRAAGLLDKRRDHFAHQIAREGGKPLTDAIVEVTRAIDGLHCAADELRNFSGREIPMGLTAASAKRWAFTTREPIGVVFAISAFNHPLNLIVHQVAPAIAVGCPVIVKPASATPLSCRDFIALLHEASLPEAWCQTFIPRGSALAEQLACDPRISFLSFIGSASVGWRLHSKLAHGTRSALEHGGVAPAIVDRSADLDRIIEPLVKGGFYHAGQVCVSTQRIYVHEAIFDEFNERLVARVAKLRTGDPTSPETEVGPLIHPKEIDRIKSWIDEAVAAGTKRAIGGERLSDTTLQPTVLLEPPFDAKVSREEVFGPVVCVYRYAHLDEAITQANSLRVPFQACVFSNDIDVALRASERLDASAVMINDPTTFRTDWMPFAGRREAGYGVGGIPHTMRDMTQEKMVVLHRRA
- a CDS encoding iron-containing alcohol dehydrogenase; translation: MGRFTFQAPSNILFEPGASRKIDELVAGYGARRVMLVTDKGVRGAGLTRSAEASLASAGIKVSVFDEVVADPPSHVVEAAVAACQADQVELVLSIGGGSALDTAKLVAYLARTPDRLDDIYGVGLAKGKRLPLLLAPTTAGTGSEVTPIAIVTTPTAEKKGVVSPVLIPDWAILDPELTLGLPAPVTAATGIDAMVHAIEAYTSKVKKNPMSDQLARQALGLLSANVRRVCQNGSDLEARAQMLLGSMLAGMAFANAPVAAVHALAYPIGAIFHVPHGLSNALVLRHVLEFNLQAAEPLYAELAEIVKPGLRGSQAEKARAFIDEMTSIGRDCQVPASLAAVGIGRDDLKKLAEDAMKQTRLLINNPRELTLEDAYAIYSAAFDDGSNRYVQASHG
- a CDS encoding poly(R)-hydroxyalkanoic acid synthase subunit PhaE, which translates into the protein MADETQANPFGPIAAQWMESWRAMAGAAAGVGENWSNSMLPFIMKRAAESGFGMGAGNDLAETIERMAKGPRLADVLDFDRKLAGMAAAWGELQSKLAAYHVVASKPWMRAAEQFSAKPSSGDKLRDAGWREHLGAWNQLANEELIANQRTEEFLLAQKQLLQAATEFRARQSEVADTISATLGVPTQRDFDEVTRQLTELRREVRALERRVGEPASQGDA
- the phaC gene encoding class III poly(R)-hydroxyalkanoic acid synthase subunit PhaC, yielding MSSEKPNWNATGAFAELTDKMLKAGKLLSTIKDEDVDVGATPKTLVMRRDKVELFRYAPLAEQKVKTPVLLAYGLIGRYTMADLQEDRSLVRSLLSQGLDLWLVDWGQPNRTERWLTIDDYVDDYIHAAVERVCRETGHDQITLLGICEGGVFTTCYAALHPDKVKGLVLTITPIDFHADRDDPDTHHGFLNLWTRSLDRADVDRLVDTYGGLPGEFMSSVFSLMTPMRSLTKYNVDLIDVFDDEAKLKNFLRMEKWLADRPAHPGEAAKQWLKDLYQDNKLVKGEFVLSGRRVDLSKLTAPVLNVFALNDHIIPPTCSRALGDHVGTTDYSEIELPGGHVGLFVSSKSQGTLSKGISEWLSARD
- a CDS encoding acyl CoA:acetate/3-ketoacid CoA transferase; this translates as MTKDKIVSAEEAIAIIRDRDTVCTSGFVGIGTPDELLIALEKRFRETRHPADLTLMFAAAPGDAGDRGLNRLAHAGLLKRVVGGHWALVPKLGELALVNRIEAYNLPLGCISHLYRNIAAGGPGVISKVGLKTFVDPRLQGGKLNESTTEDLVELMRIDDEDWLRYKSFPINVALLRGTTADPAGNITMEREALTLDNLAMAMAAKNSRGFVIVQVERIAASSSLNPREVQIPGILVDCVVVADPTNHVQTYGATYSHAFSGRQRVPMDRVKPLELDERKIIARRCAFELPPGGVVNLGIGMPEGVAAVAAEEHMLKFLTLTAEPGIIGGMPQGGLNFGTALNPDAVIHQNQQFDFYDGGGLDLACLGMAQADSAGNVNVSCFGKRLAGAGGFINISQSSKKLVFAGTFTSGGLKVAVEDGALHILREGAAKKFVAAVQQITFSGDHAAETGQPVFYVTERCVLQRTPAGVELIEVAPGIDIDHDILGQMEFSPVIRNVRIMDLRIFREGPMGLDHMLLGRSLTDRISYDAERNTLFVNFEGFDVKTVEDVDLVRREVERACRAVGKPVALVANYDGFHLEPMVSDTYFSMIAYLEQRYYSSASRYTTSAFMRLKLGEGLTERHVAPHIFETGAEAQAFARSQRKENA